The proteins below come from a single Corylus avellana chromosome ca3, CavTom2PMs-1.0 genomic window:
- the LOC132174336 gene encoding protein FAR1-RELATED SEQUENCE 5-like — protein sequence MLRSTRKITLAQKAIADNAEKFGISIIQTIDFLSVQAGGCENLDFLDVDYKNYIHSNRRRALKKGDGRAVMEYFRNMQLKDPSYFYSIQLDDNDLIMNIFWADARSVVDYGHFSDVICFDTTYRTNTYGRPFAPFIGVNHHKQTIIFGEALLYDETVDLFKWLFETFLSAMSGKQPTILTDQSAAMAKFANDFGNCVYGYEDEDEWLFLWDNMLKKYNLMNNKWLDGIFDVKEKWAMVYGRHMFTADMKSTQRSESMNNVLKKYLKAKYNLLRFLEHYSKLLADKRHQELQAEFKMSQTTTILKVDVEMLRHVVKLYTPEVFQMF from the exons ATGTTAAGGTCGACAAGAAAGATTACACTTGCTCAAAAAGCTATTGCAGATAATGCCGAGAAGTTTGGAATATCAATTATACAAACTATAGATTTCTTGAGCGTGCAAGCGGGGGGTTGtgaaaatcttgattttttGGATGTTGACTATAAAAATTACATACATTCTAATAGGAGGAGGGCTTTGAAGAAAGGGGATGGTCGTGCTGTGATGGAGTACTTTCGTAATATGCAATTAAAAGATCcatcttatttttattcaatacaACTAGATGACAACGATCTTATCATGAATATTTTCTGGGCAGATGCTAGATCAGTAGTTGATTATGGACACTTTAGTGATGTGATATGCTTTGACACAACTTATCGTACAAATACGTATGGTCGACCTTTTGCACCATTCATTGGGGTTAATcatcacaaacaaacaattatCTTTGGTGAAGCATTACTTTATGATGAAACTGTAGATTTATTTAAGTGGttatttgaaacttttttaaGTGCAATGTCAGGAAAGCAGCCAACAATACTTACAGATCAATCTGCTGCAATGGCCAAA TTTGCAAATGATTTTGGCAATTGTGTATATGGttatgaagatgaagatgaatggctatTTTTATGGGATAATATGCTTAAAAAGTATAATCTTATGAATAATAAATGGTTGGATGGGATATTTGATGTAAAAGAGAAATGGGCTATGGTATATGGTCGACATATGTTCACTGCTGATATGAAAAGCACCCAACGCAGTGAGTCCATGAACAATGTGTTGAAGAAGTACTTGAAAGCGAAATATAATCTTTTGCGATTTTTGGAACATTACTCTAAACTCTTGGCTGACAAACGACATCAAGAACTACAAGCAGAGTTCAAAATGAGTCAAACAACAACTATTTTAAAAGTTGATGTTGAGATGTTGAGACATGTTGTAAAGTTATACACCCCAGAAGTGTTCCAAATGTTTTAA